Proteins encoded together in one Myxocyprinus asiaticus isolate MX2 ecotype Aquarium Trade chromosome 21, UBuf_Myxa_2, whole genome shotgun sequence window:
- the LOC127412034 gene encoding G-protein coupled receptor 151 protein-like, whose translation MAMNSSFVSFDGGIQQLKGEDTSVIVPALLSTISGLGIGGNVLVLVVLIYVFANRRASEAYVMLANLSASDLLILSLCAPVRAVTYYRRTWTLGLMACRTTEWIQHSCLAVKAFMLLATSQARHNFSSHPGAHSNFRQKRVLITAVIIWTVALVFPIPDIVFSRLKDEGNISLCISELPAYSQDVMRVFSKILPLGIYVLPIILSVMCHIRAIFHIKPITHGETSLPRHYQSSLLYLSVIAMNALMMLPEWASWVWMRHSSDESCKPSAGLLIFAQVCVYLSSAFFPAILLTMHVPLRESLSDLCSLLACREGKHRQKIEGNGNEMRAMVMKVLDERVCVPTLTVTERHSDAYCQTLPDLDHFWSERRNTSVTEDSDPLPWERLKQSNVEL comes from the coding sequence ATGGCAATGAACAGCTCATTTGTGAGTTTCGATGGTGGCATTCAACAGTTAAAAGGTGAAGATACTTCGGTGATCGTACCAGCTCTTCTCAGTACGATCAGTGGACTTGGAATCGGCGGGAATGTTTTGGTGCTTGTGGTGCTTATCTACGTATTCGCCAACCGGAGAGCATCCGAAGCGTATGTCATGCTCGCCAACTTAAGCGCATCTGATTTGTTGATACTCTCTCTGTGCGCTCCCGTGCGCGCAGTCACATACTATAGGCGCACTTGGACACTCGGACTAATGGCTTGCAGAACTACAGAGTGGATCCAGCATAGTTGTCTGGCGGTCAAAGCTTTCATGCTGTTAGCAACGAGCCAGGCACGCCATAACTTCTCATCTCATCCAGGTGCCCACTCGAATTTCCGCCAAAAGCGCGTTCTGATAACTGCAGTGATAATATGGACGGTTGCGCTAGTGTTCCCAATTCCTGATATCGTATTCTCCAGGTTAAAGGATGAGGGCAACATCAGCCTGTGTATCTCTGAATTGCCCGCTTACTCCCAGGATGTGATGCGCGTGTTCAGTAAGATACTACCGCTGGGCATCTATGTTCTTCCCATCATCCTGTCCGTTATGTGCCACATCAGGGCCATCTTCCACATCAAACCGATTACGCACGGGGAGACTAGTCTGCCGCGTCACTATCAGAGTTCTTTGCTGTATTTAAGCGTCATCGCAATGAACGCGCTCATGATGTTGCCGGAGTGGGCCTCTTGGGTGTGGATGCGTCACagttctgacgagagctgcaaacCGTCAGCTGGTTTGTTGATCTTCGCTCAGGTGTGCGTTTACCTGAGCAGCGCGTTCTTTCCCGCCATCCTTCTCACCATGCACGTGCCGCTCAGAGAGAGTCTTAGCGATTTGTGTTCTCTGTTAGCTTGTCGAGAAGGTAAACACAGACAGAAGATTGAGGGGAACGGAAATGAGATGCGCGCAATGGTCATGAAGGTGTTGGATGAGCGGGTCTGTGTACCCACGCTGACCGTAACAGAGAGGCATTCAGACGCGTATTGTCAAACTCTCCCGGATCTCGATCATTTTTGGAGCGAAAGGCGAAACACTTCGGTCACAGAGGACAGCGACCCATTGCCATGGGAACGactgaaacaaagcaatgttgaACTCTAA